The Balearica regulorum gibbericeps isolate bBalReg1 chromosome 22, bBalReg1.pri, whole genome shotgun sequence genome includes a region encoding these proteins:
- the RSPO1 gene encoding R-spondin-1 has translation MQLGLFVVVVFLSSMDLTGSSKVVKGKRQRRISTELSQGCARGCDLCSEFNGCLRCSPKLFILLERNDIRQIGICLPSCPLGYFGLRNTDMNKCIKCKIENCESCFSRNFCTKCKEGLYLHKGRCYVTCPEGYSAANGTMECSSPAQCEMSEWGPWGPCSKKRKLCGFKKGNEDRTRRILQAPSGDVSLCPATTEVRRCTVQKNQCPEGKRKKKEEQGKQDNANGNRNRKDTKDAKSGTKKRKSKQRGAEVPTTSASPAQ, from the exons ATGCAGCTTGGACtgtttgtggtggtggtttttctAAGCTCGATGGATCTaacaggcagcagcaaagtggTGAAGGGCAAGAGGCAAAGACGAA ttAGCACCGAGCTGAGTCAGGGCTGTGCCAGAGGCTGCGACCTGTGCTCTGAGTTCAATGGGTGCCTGAGATGTTCCCCCAAACTCTTCATCCTTCTGGAGAGGAATGACATCCGGCAAATTGGGATTTGCCTACCATCTTGTCCACTGGGATACTTTGGCCTTCGCAATACAGACATGAACAAGTGCATCA aatgcAAAATTGAGAACTGTGAGTCCTGTTTCAGTCGAAACTTTTGCACAAAATGTAAGGAAGGTTTGTATTTGCACAAAGGGAGGTGTTACGTCACATGCCCCGAAGGCTACTCTGCTGCCAACGGCACCATGGAGTGCAGCAGTCCTG CACAATGTGAAATGAGTGAGTGGGGGCCCTGGGGGCCCTGCTCCAAGAAGAGGAAGCTCTGCGGCTTcaagaagggcaatgaagacCGAACGCGGCGGATTCTGCAGGCTCCATCCGGAGACGTGTCCCTGTGTCCTGCCACCACAGAGGTGCGGAGGTGCACCGTGCAGAAGAACCAGTGCCCCGAAG ggaaaaggaagaaaaaggaagagcaaggaAAGCAAGATAATGCGAATGGGAACAGAAATCGGAAAGACACCAAAGACGCTAAGTCTGGCAccaagaagaggaagagcaaaCAGAGAGGGGCTGAGGTCCCCACAACGTCCGCTAGCCCTGCCCAGTAG